In Candidatus Marinimicrobia bacterium CG08_land_8_20_14_0_20_45_22, one DNA window encodes the following:
- a CDS encoding UDP-N-acetylmuramoyl-L-alanyl-D-glutamate--2,6-diaminopimelate ligase gives MFAQTRASERFRLTKNLNKLLEGISYQVRGALPESITTLALNSGKVESGGLFVAIRGAKEDGHHHINDAIRRGASAIVVEEFQPKVNMPQILVSDTKIALSKIANAFFDSPSNKMKVVGVTGTNGKTTTVFLLNHIFKQAGFKRGTIGTLGYTIEDESFASNLTTPDSLQLQSILLQMAEKGVTHVAMEVSSHSLALHRVDDIHYHAGVFTNISQDHLDFHHTIESYAKTKTELFRQVEPNGFLVCNADDFYSELFHQAAKARVYDFSLQHKMDFSFRKGVTFTQGIDGIIDTPNVSIPIRCPLSGEFNLKNILGATAVSSLLRISSSDISEALSQIAYVPGRLQEVSKPGFPRTFVDYAHTPDALINVLTALRKITPPDGKLIAVFGCGGNRDRQKRPLMAKAVESLADYAILTTDNPRFENPEAIIAEASIGFSSSKKYQTIPDRKIAIQTAIGNANENDIIAVLGKGHETYQEIKGVRYPFYDVDVIRKFFNGQRD, from the coding sequence ATGTTCGCTCAAACTCGCGCCTCGGAAAGGTTTAGATTGACGAAGAACTTAAATAAGTTGTTAGAAGGAATTTCTTATCAAGTTCGGGGCGCTTTACCTGAAAGCATTACAACACTCGCGCTGAATTCTGGAAAAGTAGAATCCGGCGGGCTGTTCGTTGCCATTCGCGGCGCTAAAGAGGATGGCCATCACCACATCAACGACGCCATTCGGCGTGGCGCTTCGGCTATTGTCGTTGAGGAATTTCAACCGAAAGTCAACATGCCGCAAATTCTTGTCAGCGATACAAAAATCGCATTGTCGAAGATCGCCAATGCCTTTTTCGATTCACCTTCCAACAAGATGAAAGTTGTAGGCGTGACCGGCACGAACGGCAAAACGACAACAGTTTTCCTGCTGAATCACATTTTTAAGCAAGCAGGCTTCAAGCGCGGAACGATCGGAACACTCGGTTATACGATCGAAGACGAATCGTTCGCGTCCAACCTGACGACTCCCGATAGTCTTCAACTTCAATCAATTTTACTTCAGATGGCGGAAAAAGGCGTAACACACGTCGCTATGGAAGTTTCTTCCCACTCGCTCGCGCTTCACCGCGTGGACGACATTCATTATCATGCGGGCGTTTTTACCAATATTTCTCAGGATCACCTGGATTTTCACCACACAATCGAATCCTATGCAAAAACCAAAACCGAATTATTCCGGCAAGTTGAACCCAACGGTTTTCTCGTCTGCAATGCCGACGATTTTTACTCAGAACTTTTTCATCAAGCGGCAAAAGCCCGCGTTTATGATTTTTCACTTCAGCACAAAATGGATTTTTCGTTCCGGAAAGGTGTCACTTTTACTCAAGGAATTGACGGAATCATTGATACCCCGAACGTTTCCATTCCGATTCGGTGTCCGTTATCCGGTGAGTTTAATTTAAAGAATATTCTGGGCGCAACGGCTGTCTCCTCCCTGTTGAGGATTTCTTCTTCCGACATCTCCGAAGCGTTATCTCAAATCGCTTATGTTCCGGGAAGATTACAAGAAGTCTCAAAGCCCGGCTTTCCACGGACTTTTGTCGATTATGCGCATACGCCGGATGCGCTTATCAATGTGCTAACGGCTTTAAGAAAGATTACTCCGCCGGATGGAAAACTGATCGCAGTTTTTGGCTGTGGCGGAAATCGCGACCGCCAGAAACGGCCGTTGATGGCGAAGGCGGTCGAATCGCTCGCTGATTACGCCATTTTGACAACAGATAATCCACGGTTTGAGAATCCAGAAGCAATCATCGCAGAAGCGTCCATAGGCTTTTCTTCTTCAAAAAAATATCAGACCATTCCCGACAGAAAAATCGCTATTCAAACGGCGATCGGGAACGCAAATGAAAACGACATCATCGCCGTCCTCGGCAAAGGACATGAAACATATCAGGAAATCAAAGGCGTCCGATACCCTTTTTATGACGTGGACGTTATCAGGAAATTTTTCAATGGTCAAAGAGATTAA